The Treponema sp. J25 DNA segment TACTCCTTCAGCAAGTGCAGAGTCTTGAAACCCTGCGCTTCTCCGACGTGGCCGAGCAGGGTTATGATACCTCTTGTGGCCTTTCAGTCCTTTCGGACCTGGTGTCCCGCTACTGGAACTATTCCCTTTCAGAAGAAACTCTCGTATTTGAATGGCTTAGTATGAGGCCATCCTCGGAGCAGCCCCATACAAGCGACACCGGAAGAAACGAAGAGGACTACACCATCTCCTTTAAGGATATGCAGGATCTTTTGGCCCGCCATGGTTTTGTATCCAGGGGCTTTCGTTTTAGTTATGACCAGCTTGTAAAGGCCGCTCGGTCTTACGCTCCGCTCATTCTCCATTTTGCAGACCAGGAGGGACACTTTGTGCTCTGCCTTGCGGCAGAGGAGGACCTCCTCGTGATTGCCGATCCCGCAGAGGGGGTGTATTGGCTTAGCCGGGACGCTCTCCTTTCCCGGTGGCAGGGCTATGCTCTTTTGGTCCAGCATCCCACGCTTCTTAAAAACCAACCCGCCCTTGAAAGAACAGTACAGGAAGCCCATTCACGGGAAGAAAGTTTACAATTCCTTTCGAGGATCCATCGAGGAGGATACCGATGAATCAGAGAACTTTCACAAGGCTTCTCGCCACCTATCGGGTTTTTCTTGGTATGATATGGCTATTACGTCTAGCCCCTTCCCTCGAAAGCCAGGAAGCACCCCACAACCGTCTGGCGGTTCAAGAAAAGCGACCCTGGCAAAGTACCCTGGGCGCAGGACTTACAGTGCTTCCCATCATGCAGGGAGATACCCAGGCGATACTTTGTCTTGAATCCTCGGCAGATCTCCTGCTCAACCAGCGTTGGTACTTATCCCTTGGCTTTCCTCTCTATCTCCGCCTGCCCCTTACTACCACTGATATGGTTTCTCCTGTCATTGTTCAGGGAGATGCAAACATAGAAGCTACCTGGATAGGTCATACGAACCGGGGAGAGCATCGTCTTGGAACAAGCTGGACTTTCCCTACGGGGGTAAACGAAGGGGTCGCAGCCCAAGACGATACCATTCAGACCGGAGGCCTCCTTCACTACGTGGACATTTTTTGGCAGTATACCCGCTACACCGATCCGATAAGCCTTACGCTGGGACTCCGTCTTGGAACAAGCCTCCCGGGAAGCCGTGAGGGAACTCCCTACTGGGAACCTTTCTCTGTTGGACTTACTACGGGCCTCATGATGTTGATAAACCGGTCGGTTGCCCTGCAGACTCGCCTGATCCAGGGACTTGCTCTTCCACCCCGCTCAGGGGACCAGTGGCTTTCTACAACTATGAACTACGACGCTCGCCTGAGTGGTGGCCTGTGGTACACTGACCAGGAACATACCCTTTCCCTGGACCTAAGTCACAATATGGCACAGCCCCTCGAAGGTCTGACGATTTCTTTCCGGTATTCTTATACGGTAAAACCTAAGGAGCCGTAAAAATTCTATGGGGTTCTTTCTTTAAAACTTTAAATTCAAGAATATTTTAAAGTGAAACTGGTAAGTAAACAGACATGATACCCCCCTGGGCCTACCCCGATCCAACGGATAGGGATGATAAAAAATGATACTAAAATCTACCTGCCGCATCTTACGGATACCATTATATAAATACAGAGTGACGCGGGACTTGAAATATATTCTCAAAGCTTAGAAGTAAGAGTAGATAATAGTAAATTTACCGTAAGGGTTCGTTGCTCAAAAATTCATCGAAAGAAAAACGGTTTATTAAGTATCCTAACAAAATAAGCGGGATTTGGCCCGAAACAATGACCGCAAAGGAAACGGCTATCTGCTCCAGTATTTCTAATTGCCCCCGTTATGTTCCGCCTTAGTTTACATTTTTCAATTAACTCCTTGACAAAAAACCGGTTTCCGGCCTAACACTATACGGAAGATGAACAGTCCATCACAGTTACTCGAAAGACGTTTTGCCTTAACAAAGGAGGTCCCATGCAATTTGGCTACTTTGATGATGAACACAAGGAATACGTGATTACCCGTCCCGACACCCCCACATCCTGGAGCAATTATCTGGGAGATACGACCTTTGGAGCGGTCATCACGAACAACGCCGGGGGCTATGGGTTTTACCGATCCGGCGCCCGGGGAAGATACTTACGGCTCCGTTTCAACAGCATTCCCATGGACCAACCGGGGCGATACTTCTATATTCGTGACCGGGACACCGGCGATTACTGGAGTGCCAGCTGGCAACCGGTTGGCAAACCTTTAAGCGAGTATCAATCCACCTGTCGCCATGGGACTGCCTATACTACCATCGAAAGTGTCTATAAGGGGATCCGCTCAGAATCCCTCTATTTTATTCCCCTGGGACAGACCTTTGAATACTGGCGTCTTACCCTGAAAAACGAGGGTCCTACCCCCCGACGACTTTCGGTGTTCACCTACTGTGAATTTACCAACCAGTGGATTACTGAACAGGACCAGGTGAACCTGCAATATTCCCTCTTCATCGTTAAAGGACAACGGGAAGGGGCCTTTCTTCGTATTTCAATCCACGACAACCTGAACGAGCAACATCCGGATAACCCCGGCGATGCGGGGATGAATGCCTGGATGACCCTGGTGGGGGCTCCTCTTGCGGGCTTTGATACGAGCCGGGAATCCTTTATCGGCACCTACGGTTCATACCAGCGTCCTGCGGCCCTGGAACGGGGTTCCTGCGGGAATTCAGAGGCCTATGGGGACAATGCCTGTGGGTCCCTTCAGGTAGAGCTGGAACTTGCACCGGGAGAAAGCAAAACCCTTTTGGTGATGCTTGGTATCGGTGATGCCCGAACGGAAGGGAAAAAACGATATCAAGAATACGGTAGTCTTGAACGGTGCGAACAGGAATTGGGGGCCCTCAAAAAGGTATGGCATGGGCGGCTGGGAAGCATGACGGTCCACACCCCCGACGAGGATATCAATCATACCGTGAATGTGTGGGGCCTGTACAATTGTCTTATCACCTTTGCCTGGTCCCGGGCGGCGAGCCTCGTGTACAACGGGGAACGGGATGGGCTAGGTTTCCGGGACTCTGTGCAGGATATTCTGGGGGTTGTCGCGGCCATTCCCGAAATGGCCCGGGAACGGCTCGAATTGATGCTCTCGGGCCAGCTATCCAATGGCGGGGCAATTCCGGTGATCAAGCCCTTTGAGCATCGGCCGGGTCATGAAAAGGCCCCGCCGGCAGAGGAATTCCGGTCCGACGACTGTCTCTGGTTTTTCAACGCGGTGCCCGCCTACGTGGCAGAAACGGGGGATTTCGATTTCTACAAGAAGGTTATTCCCTACGCGGATCAGGGCTCCGATACCGTCTTCGGGCACCTGAAGCGGGCCCTGCTGTTCAACCTTGAACGGCGGGGGGCCCACGGCATCCCCTGTGGTCTTTCGGCGGACTGGAACGACTGTCTTCGGCTGGGATATCGGGGAGAAAGTCTCTTTGTGGCCTTTCAGGTCCGATTGGGGCTGACGGTGTACGCGGACATTGCCCATCGGCTCGGGGAAATTCAGGAAGAACAATGGGCCCTGGAGAAGCGGGACGAGATCGATCGGGCTATTCAAAAACACTGCTGGGACGGAAACTGGTTTATCTGGGCTATCACAGAAAATGGAACAGTGTATGGAACCAAGGACTACGAAGAAGGGCAGGTGTACCTGAATACCCAGGTATGGGCGGTAATTTCAGGGGCCGCCACCCCAGAGCAGGCAGAAAAAGCCATGGCTACGGTAAAAGAAAAGCTTGCCACACCATACGGCCTTATGCTCTGTGCCCCGCCCTTTAGGAAAACCACGGTGGATGTCATGCGGGCGGTGGTATTCCTGCAGGGTATAAAAGAAAATGCGGGGATCTTTAACCACACCCAGGGCTGGGGAATCATCGCAGAAACCCTGCTTGGCCATGGGGACCAGGCCTATGCCTACTGTAAAGCGGCCCTACCGGCAGCCTATAATGACCGGGCAGAAATCCGGCAGAGCGAGCCCTACGTTCAGGCCCAGACAACCTATTCCATTTATTCACCCCGCCCAGGGAACACCCGTGTATCCTGGCTTACCGGGGCGGCAGCCTGGACCTATTACAGCCTCACCCAGTACATCCTCGGCATTCGGCCCGAATATGAGGGGCTTCGCATCGATCCCTGTATTCCCTCTCATTGGAAGGGCTTTACGGTGGAACGGCGGTTCCGGGGGAAAAACCTTACCATCCGCGTAGAAAATCCGCAGGGGGTATGCAAAGGGGTTAAAGAGGTATACCTCAACGGTACAAAACTCCAGGACAACCTGGTGCGCCCTGAATTGCTGGGCCCCACCAATGAAATAGTTGCCCTCATGGGCTAAATCGGGAAATTAGTGGGTCGCCGGGTAAAGTTTCTTGAATCCCGGCGCTCCCCTCAAGGGTTAACCGAGAGGATAAAGAAGAGCCTATTCATCGGCCCGGACCACAAGTCCCTCCCGGGCCATCATAAGCTGAAGGGATGTGCGCCCCGCTATAATCTTCTGATACTGGCTTTCAAGATACTGAAGTTGCCGGTCGGTCCGGTTGGGGTCATGGTGAAACAGAACGAGTTTCCGCACCCGGGCTCGATGGGCCGCGTTAATAGCATGTTCATAGTAACTATGGCCCCAGCCAACCTTACCCGTCTCGTACTCTTTCTTCGTGTATTGGGTATCATGGATAAGCACATCCGCCCCCTGATAGAAACGATCCACCTTTTCGTTTTCTTCTTTAGCGGCAAGTTCCCCTTCCCGGGCGGCATCTTCGTTATAGGAAGGATCGTCAGGATCGGTGGGGAAAAGGTTCCGGAAGGGTTCATGATCATAGGTGGTAACAATCGAATGCCCCTGGTATTCAAAGCGATACCCCAGGCACAAAATAGGATGATTCAGATACTTGGTAATCACCCGGAGTCCCCCACCGAGATCGATGGTGGTCTCTTTTAATTGATCATATTCGATGTGGGCCGCCAGTTCACTCTGACGAACCGGCCAGTACCGATAGGAAAGCTGAGCCCCAATAATCGACTCCAGGGTCTCATCCTCGTACGAAACGGGACCCCGGATCCGCAACCGTGTAGAGGGAATAAAAATGGGCGTAAACATGGGGAACCCCATGATATGGTCCCAGTGGGTATGGGTGATAAAGATATCCGCATCGATGGGGCCCTTCTTAAAATCATTGGCCATAAGCCAATCGCCCAGGGGCTTGATACCCGTTCCCAGATCTACAATGATAAGGCGCTCATCGGCCCGAATTTCTAAACAGGACGTGTTCCCCCCATATCGAACCGTCATCGGTCCCGGACAGGGTATCGATCCCCGATCTCCCCAAAAACGTACAGTAAACATCGTTCCTCCCGGTACACCAGTCAGGACGAGGCCCGGTCCTACTCAATCTTAAGAAACACCTGGGCCTTTTCTATCTCCTTATTCACCTGTCCTTCAATCTCTTCAAAAATGGTTCGGTCAATTCCCAGATATTCCCATACTACCCCGTCAAGTTTTTCGGGGTACCGATTCCCAGAAAACCCGATTTCCATCATACTCGCAAAACGGTTGGCTACGACCACACCGTACAATACATCTTTATACGGGCCCGAATAGTCTTGATAGGCATGATGATAGGCAATCGTATCACCCACCGCCCCCTCAAGTCGCCAGGCCTTAGCAATTCGCTGTCCTACCTCTGTGTGGTCGGCCCCAAAAACCCGCTGTTCCGCCACATGAAGGGAAATTCGTTCCCGGTCTGCGATAGCCAGGGTATTCACATACTCAGTGGGGAACACCGCATTAAAGGGTATCTTTCCAATATCATGGAGCAATCCCGCCGCAAAGTATTCTTCCATCAATTTAGGGTCTACCCCCCGCTTCTTAGCTATCATCTTTGCGGCCACTCCCACACAGAGGGAATGACGCCAGAACCCATCCATCTCAAGGGCCTGGAAGTCCTTTCGACTGGTAAGATTCCGCAGGACCGCACTGGATAGGGCCAGGTTTTTCACCGTGTTGATACCGAGCATGATAATAGCCCGTACCAGGCTTGTTACCTGCTGTCCAAGCCCATAGTAGGCAGAGTTAATCAACTTTAGAACCCGTCCAACCAGGACCGGATCAAGGGAAATAACCTGGTTCAAATCGGCAGGGCTTGTGCGGGGGTTGTTACAGACCTCCAGCACCTTGGCCACCGTGGTGGGAAGACTCGGCATACTTTTGATGTAGTTATCTATTTTTCGCTCAACCTCAGGTGTCACGGGTTCCTCCCTTACCATTCAGATTCTTTAACACCTTTTCCAATTTTTTCCCCATTACCTGGGAAAGATCCGGATCCGGAAGATTCCCCGCCATGGATCGAAGATACCGAAGGGTCTCTGAAACCGGCGGAAGCCCCTGTGCACCCCCCCGGGAAGCCCGCGGGACTTCTTCCGTTTTCTCTTTTATAATCCGCTCTTCGGCCTTTCTGAGTAAGCCCCCCTGTCCTTCGAGCTTTTCCATTACATATTCCATTTTTAATCGGGCTTCGCTCCGTTGAAATGCCCGCTTTTGCTCTTCCGGGAGTTGTTCCGTAAGTTCCTTAAGGTACCGGAAAAGTTCCAACGGCGGTGGAGCAGGAGACTTCCCCTCATAGGGTCTTTCTGCTTCAGGGGATATTCCTGTTGGAGAAGAAGGGGTATCAGGACCCGCCTCTACACTTGGAGAACCCACCGATTCCTCCGGTGAGGGCACCCTACTAGCAGGGCCGACAGGTGATTGGGGCTCCTCTCGAGGAGAAAAGGAAGGCCTCTGAGAGAGAGGAGACAGAGCAGAGTCCCCCTCAGGGGCACGAGAAGAAGGGGGGCCCTCTTCCATCGGAATGCCAGAAAGCATAGGGGAACCCTCCGCTTCTTCCTCTTCCTTTTCCAATCGATCGAGTTCTCTCTCTTCCGCGAGAAGATCCTCAAGGGAGGGAAGTTCCTCCATCCCCGCTTCCAGATCCAGGGGCTCTTCCTCCAGAGGAGGAAGGGGTTCCTGGACGTCCTGAAGGCCCCCTTCGTCTTCAAAAAGAAGAGCCTCGTCCCAGAGGTCACTGTCTTCCAATTCAGGGAAGAGGTCATCCGGCAAGGGTTCGGTGTATTCCGGGGCATTCTCCAACTCATCAGGGAAGTTTTCCGATTCCGGCAGGTTCTCTTCTGCTTCCGGTAAAGGCTCTAGTTGGTCTACCGTACTGTCCTCTCCCTCTGGTAAAAGTTCCGGTTCTTCGGCACTTTGGTCCTCCGGTTCCAGAGATACGGTTTCTAATGGCAGGTTTGCCTCGGGCTCTTCAAGGACCGAATCGGAGAGTTCCGCCGCCGAAAGGGGTTCTTCTTCTAGAGGTTCTTCCAGGGCTTGTGGGGTCTCTGTTCCCTCATCTTCAGGGGATAGCCAATTTTCCCCATCCAATTCTTCTTCCAGGGGTTCAATCTCTTCTAAAGGAATATCATCTAACGAAAGGTCCCCTTCTTCCTCCTCTATATCCGGCAACGGCGGAAGGATGGGCTCCTCTTCGTCGCTCATAGGCAACGGTTCTTGCTCAGACAGAGGCTCTTTCGGGCCCTTTTCTGGCATTCCCCGGGAAGGAGGAGAAGGACGCCCCGAGGGAGACGATGCGGGAGAGGAGGGAGAAAAAGGCGGAGCATAGTCCAACGGTCCTGGTCGAAAATCAGCGGGGGGCGTGTAGGAAGGAGGCTGCACAGGGGGCGCCGCCATAGGGGGCGGCCCATATGAGGGGGAAGGCGCCGATGGGTAAGGTCCCGGAGGAGGAGGAGGAGGAGACAGTTGATATGCCGGGGCAGGTGAAGGACTCGAAGGAGTCACCCCCGAAAAGGGCTGAGCAGGGGACCCACTCCCCAGGGGAGGAAACGCCGCCGGGCCCATATTCGGTTGGGGAGGAATGGAAGAAACAATGGGGGGGAAGGAAACTGGCGGGACCATATTCCCCGAATACGGAAAAGAACCTGGCTGTCCCGGGAACTCCCCGGGGGGATTTTCCGGCGGCACCCTTTCTTTTTGCGGGGGTCTCGGGGGAAGGTCCTCTGAAAGAGCCTCGGCGCCGGCATCTCCGGGCGGTTCTCCTTCCGAGGAAAAAGGCGCCCCTTCCCTTTCCCCTCCTTCTTCCCGGGGGGACCCTTCCACTAATCCAGCCCAGCTATCACGAGGAAGGGGTTCTTCTTCGGGGAGGGTGAACGTATCCTCCGGCACAACCTCTTCTTCTTCCGGTTCTGGCTCTTCGATGGTCTCCACATCTTCTATAAAAAGGGTGTCCGCATCTTCTTCTATACTCACCTTTTCTGTGGTTCCCAACAGCAGCGTATCCAGTTCCGGCTCTTCTTCCGGAACTTGTTCCGCCAAACGGCTCACGTTCTTTTTCCAGATATCCGTCAGGGAACCCGCATACTGGCGAATTATTTTTTCATACATCTCAAGGGAGGCATTTAAATCACTAATGTCTTCGGGGGTGGCCCGCTTTCCCTGGAGATTGATAAGGGCATCCACCGTTCGCAGGGCCCGTTCCACATTGCCCGTTTTTTCCTGCAACTGGGCAAGGCTCGCCAGGGCTTCCGTATCATGGGGATTCTGGCGAACCAGTTCCTCTAGAATCTGGATGGCATGAGGATAATGCCCCATTTCTCCATAGAGCCGGGCAAGAAGGAATTTTGCATCCCTATCCTGGGGTCTTTTTTGAAGATAGGAAAGCAACCGCTGTTCTGCCTCAGGGTACTGATGATTCTGAAAATGAAGATCCGCGAGGTCAAGATAAAAAGAATAATTGGTGGGATCTATCTGTAAAATCTTTTCAAAGATCTTCTGGGCTTCGCTGGTTTTTCCAATGGCCCGCAGGGCCACCCCTTTTATCCGGAGGGCCTGAACGTTCCGTTCGTCCCATTCCAGGGCCCGCTCGGCCTGTTCCAGCGCCTCAGGATAGCGCTGTAACTTCAGGTACAACGACGCCAGCCGAAGGCGTACTTCGATACTATCGGGAACTAACTTTACCAGCCGCTCTAGTTCTACCAGGGCATCACCCAATTTACCCACCGATTCAAGGGCATACTCCAGATTCACCACCGCCTTTACCGAATGGGGATCCAGTTCAAGGGCCTGGCGATACTCCCGGATGGCCTCTTCAAAATTTCCCTCGTCGGCAAAGATAAGGCCCCTATTGTTGTGGGCCTCCGCATTATCCGGATCGATAGCGAGGATCCGTCGAAAACCCTCCAGGGCCTCCCGATGATGGCCCTGTTTATATTGAATCAGGGCCAGGTTGTTCATCGCTTCTATCCAGCCTGGCCGGGCCCGGAGGGCCGCCTCGTATTCCGCGGCGGCCCTATCCAGCTGCCCCTGGGCTTCCAAGGCAATACCGTAATTAAAATGGAGGGTTGGATTGTTTCTATCTAAACTAAGCCCCTTCTTGTACACCTCACAGGCCCGGTCCCATTCGTGGAGCTTTTCGTACATGGTTCCCAGGTTGTTGTAGGCCGGGATATACCGGTTATCCAGCTCTATCACCCGGGCATAGGCCATGGCCGCGGCCTTGTAGTTGTGGGTCTGCTTGTAAATATTGGCCATGTTGTAGTGGAGTTCCACCCGGCCAGGATCGAGTTCCAGGGCCTTTTCGAGCATGTCCAAGGCTTCGGTGAAGCGTTCCTGACGCCGGTAGATTACCGCCAGATTATTCAGGGCCTCCAGATCCCGGGGGTTTTCTGCAAGGAGTTCCTTAAAAATTTTCTCCGCCTCAGCGTGCTTTTCTTCCTTTGCAAGGGTAATTCCCAAGAGAAGGCGGGCTTCCCGCGAAGGAGGATTCTGTTGAAGATAGAGGAGGAGCAACCGTTCCGCTTCCCGATAATCTCCCAGGCGAAACGCACCCCGGGCTCGTTCCCACAGGCTTTGTATGTCAACGGAACTCATGGTTCAATCCTTCCGGGACGTGCAGCAACTTCCCGAGAAAGTTCTCCCTCCTGGGGAGGCTGGGCGCTATCGTAGGCCGCCACAGCAAAATAGTACACCCGCCCATTCTGCAATCCTTCGATTACCACGCTCGTTGTAGGTCCCAGCCGAATGGGGGACGGGCCCTGCGCTGCATCGGTTCCAAAATATTCTCCGCTGGCCATTCCATAGTATACCACATATCCCGCCACATCGGTATCCGCGCTGGGCTTCCACCGAAGCTCTACCGCACCGTTCCGCGGAATAGCCACCAGTTGAGACGGCGGCGGTGGGGGCCTATCAGGCTCATAGGAAAGTCGTATTTCCTGTAAGGAAGGGCTCTGTTTCCCATCAGAAGAAGCGTAGAATTCGGCCCGAATTTGCACATAGCGGCCTCGAGGAAACTCCGAACCCAGCGGGATACCGGGACGAACCGGGATCCATTCCTTTTCTCCCCCTTCAATCGGGGCATCTAACATCCGTACATAGAGACGTATTTCCGGAGCCAGCCATGGGGTGGAAGAAACGCCCCGATCCTCTATTTTAGGATAGGCTATGGCATCGAGGCGCAGAAGGCGGGAATTGGGAAACCCCAGATCAAGGGGCCGGCTCACCACATAGCCCCCCGCCGGAGGCAGTCGGGAGAGCACGGGCCGTTCCACATAGACAGAGTGAATGACCACCTCATCCATAGCCCCCGTATACCGTTGCCCCAGGATGAATTCGCCACTCCGGCCCACCAGGGGAGCATACAGGGTACCCCCTTCCCGACCTGTAGAGGTGGTATACGCGACCCCCTCAATCTGGCCATTCACCAGGTATTCCAGGAGACCCGTTTTTGCTTCATAACGAATTAAATGATGGGACCAGCTCTTAGGGAGGGGAGTCGTAAGACCCCGCAGGGATATGGTAGTTCCCTGCCGTTCATCGGGGGAGACAAAGAAGTCCTGAAAAATCCATTCCAACCGATTTCTCGTTATCTGGCAGCGGATCCGCTGGAACACCTGCTTCCCATCCGGCCTTTGATGAATACCACTCCAGTCCAGAATTTGCTGCCCATTTTCCATCGTATAGGGGTACAACCAGAATTCGATAGAAAAGTCCTCGATCCGCCGGGGGCCCCTAAACAGAGCATCCTGACGGGGAAACACCTTTATCCCCACCGAAGCAGTCAGAGAGTTCCCCCCCAACGCCCCCTGGATATTCCCGCTTCCCCCCCCGGGATTTCCCTGGGGATTTCCGCTGCTTGTTCCGGCACCTCCCTGGTTTTCCTCCAGGGCCCCAAAGACAGCTACCCCGGCACCGCGCCAGGCCTGGGAACTGCCGCCGGCCAGCACCGAAGAACTCACCACCAGGTCATAACGCCCCTGTTGATCTCGATACTGAGATGGGACCGGCTCATCAAAGGAAAGGGCCAGATCCACCGTAGGCGAAAGCGATGCTCCCTCAGAAACCGAAGAAAGGACCAAAAAGGAAGAGCCCCCTCGCACTTCTTCCCGGACTCCCCACCGTTCCTGGACCAGGGACCACCCCTCTTTTCCACCCAGACGAAGAACTGGATACTGCTGGGCCACCGCCAGCGGAACCATGAGAAAAAAAGAAATTGCCAGTACCCCTCCAAGGGCTATGCTCTGTCGCTTCATCTATCGTATCTTATAGTATATCGGAACATTACGGCCATGAATCGATCGAATACCCTTGATTATAGCGAATTGAAACGATTCGTAAAGAGCGCCCCCTTGAACCCCGGGGTGTACCTGATGAAGGATCGGGAAGGGCACATCATTTATGTGGGGAAGGCCAAGGTACTGCGCCATCGGCTTGCCTCGTATTTCAATGGCCCCAAGGATATTAAAACGAGAACCCTCCTTTCTCATCTTGCCAGCATAGAAACCATTGTGGTTTCCAATGAATACGAAGCCCTGCTCCTGGAAAACACCCTGATAAAACAGCACAGTCCCCGATACAACATCAACCTTAAAGATGGAAAAACCTACCCCGTCGTTCGTATCACCCACGAACCCTTTCCCCGGGTCTTTAAAACCCGTTACATTGTCCAGGATGGATCTGAATATTACGGTCCCTACCCCAATGTGGGGGCCCTCGAAAACCTTCTGGACATCATAAAAACCCTTTTTCCCCTGCGACATTGCAAAACCCTTAAAAAACGGGAACACCCCTGTCTCTACTACCACATGGGTCGATGCAGCGCACCCTGCGCGGGTAAAATTGATGAACAAACCTACGCATCCTACATCGAGCAAGTTCGGGAGTTGCTTTCCGGTAAAACAGAAAAACTCCTTCAGGACCTCCAGAAAAAAATGGAAGAAGCCGCAACTCGCCTTGCCTTTGAAGAAGCGGCCCGCTACCGGGATGCCATTCGGCACATTGAAGAACTTTCCCACACCAACGCGGTGGTGGACTTCGACCCCCAGGCCCGGGACTACATTACCTGGGCAAGCGAAGGGGTATTCACAGTCTTTTCGGTGTTCTCCATGCGGGAAGGAAAACTCATTGGCCGGGAATTGTACCGAACCCGCTCCGCCGCCGAAACCAGCGAATCGATACAACAGTTTCTCCTTTCTTATTACAACGACACCCACCGGCCCCCTCCCTTCATCTTTTTTCAGGAAAAGGTGGAAGGCCTTGAGGAGGTCCAGCGCTTCTTCTCCGAGGCATTCCATGAACACCCCGGCTTTTTCTTTGGCACTGAAAAAAGCACCGCGGGGGAAAAAATCACCCCTAACGAAGAGGCAGCCGAGAAAGGGGCATACTTCTCCCAGGATCAGCGACACGGG contains these protein-coding regions:
- a CDS encoding cysteine peptidase family C39 domain-containing protein; protein product: MAGILSFLLLLQQVQSLETLRFSDVAEQGYDTSCGLSVLSDLVSRYWNYSLSEETLVFEWLSMRPSSEQPHTSDTGRNEEDYTISFKDMQDLLARHGFVSRGFRFSYDQLVKAARSYAPLILHFADQEGHFVLCLAAEEDLLVIADPAEGVYWLSRDALLSRWQGYALLVQHPTLLKNQPALERTVQEAHSREESLQFLSRIHRGGYR
- a CDS encoding glycosyl hydrolase family 65 protein; the protein is MQFGYFDDEHKEYVITRPDTPTSWSNYLGDTTFGAVITNNAGGYGFYRSGARGRYLRLRFNSIPMDQPGRYFYIRDRDTGDYWSASWQPVGKPLSEYQSTCRHGTAYTTIESVYKGIRSESLYFIPLGQTFEYWRLTLKNEGPTPRRLSVFTYCEFTNQWITEQDQVNLQYSLFIVKGQREGAFLRISIHDNLNEQHPDNPGDAGMNAWMTLVGAPLAGFDTSRESFIGTYGSYQRPAALERGSCGNSEAYGDNACGSLQVELELAPGESKTLLVMLGIGDARTEGKKRYQEYGSLERCEQELGALKKVWHGRLGSMTVHTPDEDINHTVNVWGLYNCLITFAWSRAASLVYNGERDGLGFRDSVQDILGVVAAIPEMARERLELMLSGQLSNGGAIPVIKPFEHRPGHEKAPPAEEFRSDDCLWFFNAVPAYVAETGDFDFYKKVIPYADQGSDTVFGHLKRALLFNLERRGAHGIPCGLSADWNDCLRLGYRGESLFVAFQVRLGLTVYADIAHRLGEIQEEQWALEKRDEIDRAIQKHCWDGNWFIWAITENGTVYGTKDYEEGQVYLNTQVWAVISGAATPEQAEKAMATVKEKLATPYGLMLCAPPFRKTTVDVMRAVVFLQGIKENAGIFNHTQGWGIIAETLLGHGDQAYAYCKAALPAAYNDRAEIRQSEPYVQAQTTYSIYSPRPGNTRVSWLTGAAAWTYYSLTQYILGIRPEYEGLRIDPCIPSHWKGFTVERRFRGKNLTIRVENPQGVCKGVKEVYLNGTKLQDNLVRPELLGPTNEIVALMG
- a CDS encoding MBL fold metallo-hydrolase; protein product: MFTVRFWGDRGSIPCPGPMTVRYGGNTSCLEIRADERLIIVDLGTGIKPLGDWLMANDFKKGPIDADIFITHTHWDHIMGFPMFTPIFIPSTRLRIRGPVSYEDETLESIIGAQLSYRYWPVRQSELAAHIEYDQLKETTIDLGGGLRVITKYLNHPILCLGYRFEYQGHSIVTTYDHEPFRNLFPTDPDDPSYNEDAAREGELAAKEENEKVDRFYQGADVLIHDTQYTKKEYETGKVGWGHSYYEHAINAAHRARVRKLVLFHHDPNRTDRQLQYLESQYQKIIAGRTSLQLMMAREGLVVRADE
- a CDS encoding HDOD domain-containing protein, which codes for MTPEVERKIDNYIKSMPSLPTTVAKVLEVCNNPRTSPADLNQVISLDPVLVGRVLKLINSAYYGLGQQVTSLVRAIIMLGINTVKNLALSSAVLRNLTSRKDFQALEMDGFWRHSLCVGVAAKMIAKKRGVDPKLMEEYFAAGLLHDIGKIPFNAVFPTEYVNTLAIADRERISLHVAEQRVFGADHTEVGQRIAKAWRLEGAVGDTIAYHHAYQDYSGPYKDVLYGVVVANRFASMMEIGFSGNRYPEKLDGVVWEYLGIDRTIFEEIEGQVNKEIEKAQVFLKIE
- a CDS encoding tetratricopeptide repeat protein — translated: MSSVDIQSLWERARGAFRLGDYREAERLLLLYLQQNPPSREARLLLGITLAKEEKHAEAEKIFKELLAENPRDLEALNNLAVIYRRQERFTEALDMLEKALELDPGRVELHYNMANIYKQTHNYKAAAMAYARVIELDNRYIPAYNNLGTMYEKLHEWDRACEVYKKGLSLDRNNPTLHFNYGIALEAQGQLDRAAAEYEAALRARPGWIEAMNNLALIQYKQGHHREALEGFRRILAIDPDNAEAHNNRGLIFADEGNFEEAIREYRQALELDPHSVKAVVNLEYALESVGKLGDALVELERLVKLVPDSIEVRLRLASLYLKLQRYPEALEQAERALEWDERNVQALRIKGVALRAIGKTSEAQKIFEKILQIDPTNYSFYLDLADLHFQNHQYPEAEQRLLSYLQKRPQDRDAKFLLARLYGEMGHYPHAIQILEELVRQNPHDTEALASLAQLQEKTGNVERALRTVDALINLQGKRATPEDISDLNASLEMYEKIIRQYAGSLTDIWKKNVSRLAEQVPEEEPELDTLLLGTTEKVSIEEDADTLFIEDVETIEEPEPEEEEVVPEDTFTLPEEEPLPRDSWAGLVEGSPREEGGEREGAPFSSEGEPPGDAGAEALSEDLPPRPPQKERVPPENPPGEFPGQPGSFPYSGNMVPPVSFPPIVSSIPPQPNMGPAAFPPLGSGSPAQPFSGVTPSSPSPAPAYQLSPPPPPPGPYPSAPSPSYGPPPMAAPPVQPPSYTPPADFRPGPLDYAPPFSPSSPASSPSGRPSPPSRGMPEKGPKEPLSEQEPLPMSDEEEPILPPLPDIEEEEGDLSLDDIPLEEIEPLEEELDGENWLSPEDEGTETPQALEEPLEEEPLSAAELSDSVLEEPEANLPLETVSLEPEDQSAEEPELLPEGEDSTVDQLEPLPEAEENLPESENFPDELENAPEYTEPLPDDLFPELEDSDLWDEALLFEDEGGLQDVQEPLPPLEEEPLDLEAGMEELPSLEDLLAEERELDRLEKEEEEAEGSPMLSGIPMEEGPPSSRAPEGDSALSPLSQRPSFSPREEPQSPVGPASRVPSPEESVGSPSVEAGPDTPSSPTGISPEAERPYEGKSPAPPPLELFRYLKELTEQLPEEQKRAFQRSEARLKMEYVMEKLEGQGGLLRKAEERIIKEKTEEVPRASRGGAQGLPPVSETLRYLRSMAGNLPDPDLSQVMGKKLEKVLKNLNGKGGTRDT